The proteins below are encoded in one region of Bacteroidota bacterium:
- the rlmD gene encoding 23S rRNA (uracil(1939)-C(5))-methyltransferase RlmD, with amino-acid sequence MSRKPQKKHYIVEAVPIVDCTHEGKGVGRKDEFVVFVEKTVPGDLVDVRVTGKEKKVPVGVVERMIKPSEDRVAATCQHFGDCGGCKWQNLSYEKQLFYKERQVTEALRRIGHLQVGEARPILGCLSPFNYRNKVEFTFSNKQWVPAEQMQKGEPIEWNGALGYHVARFFDKIIPIETCHLHLPAIDAIRNEIRDFTRARKDTWYDIKAHTGYYRNVLFRTSEGTGELMVLVLVAEDDIEPVNALFEHLSAKFPEITSLLWIFNPKMNDSFSDLEPRIWKGNASIIEHLGPWKYRISPTSFFQTNTTQAKRLYDVVRDFVGEKTGIIYDLYCGAGSIGIYINDLADKVVGVEYVDSAVKDAYENCKLNGLNHLSFYSGNLKDILKPEFVAREGRPDVIVTDPPRAGMDEPVVQQLLEIAAPRIVYVSCNPATQARDLQLLSAKYDVLISQPVDMFPQTSHVENVVLLELRSEN; translated from the coding sequence ATGTCCAGAAAACCCCAAAAGAAACACTACATCGTCGAAGCCGTTCCCATCGTCGACTGCACCCACGAAGGCAAAGGCGTTGGACGCAAGGACGAATTTGTCGTTTTTGTGGAGAAAACGGTGCCGGGGGACTTGGTGGACGTGCGTGTGACGGGCAAGGAAAAAAAGGTTCCCGTTGGCGTCGTCGAGCGGATGATCAAACCTTCCGAAGACCGTGTGGCGGCGACCTGTCAGCATTTTGGGGATTGCGGCGGCTGCAAATGGCAAAATTTGAGCTACGAAAAGCAGCTGTTTTACAAGGAGCGGCAAGTCACCGAGGCCTTGCGCCGCATCGGGCATCTGCAGGTAGGGGAGGCGCGGCCGATTTTGGGTTGCCTTTCGCCCTTTAATTACCGCAACAAAGTCGAATTCACCTTCAGCAACAAACAATGGGTCCCGGCCGAGCAAATGCAAAAGGGTGAACCGATCGAATGGAATGGCGCTCTCGGCTACCATGTTGCAAGGTTTTTTGACAAGATTATACCGATTGAAACCTGCCATTTGCACCTGCCTGCGATCGACGCCATCCGCAATGAAATCCGTGATTTTACACGTGCACGCAAGGATACATGGTACGACATCAAGGCGCATACCGGCTATTACCGCAATGTTTTGTTTCGCACAAGTGAAGGAACGGGCGAATTGATGGTCCTGGTTTTGGTCGCAGAGGATGATATCGAACCGGTCAATGCCCTTTTTGAACATCTTTCGGCCAAATTTCCGGAGATTACGTCCTTGCTCTGGATCTTCAATCCCAAAATGAACGACTCCTTTTCGGATTTGGAGCCACGTATTTGGAAGGGAAATGCGTCAATTATTGAGCATTTGGGCCCTTGGAAATACCGCATCAGCCCGACAAGTTTTTTTCAAACCAATACTACACAAGCCAAGCGCCTGTACGATGTCGTACGGGACTTCGTCGGCGAAAAAACAGGGATTATTTACGACTTGTATTGTGGTGCAGGCAGCATTGGGATCTATATCAATGACTTGGCAGACAAGGTGGTAGGGGTGGAATATGTCGATTCCGCCGTCAAGGATGCCTACGAAAACTGCAAGTTGAACGGATTGAATCATTTGAGCTTCTATTCCGGCAATTTGAAAGACATTTTGAAGCCCGAATTTGTGGCTCGCGAAGGCCGTCCCGACGTCATCGTCACCGATCCGCCGCGCGCGGGCATGGACGAACCTGTGGTGCAACAATTGTTGGAAATCGCGGCGCCGCGCATTGTGTACGTGAGCTGTAATCCGGCGACGCAAGCGCGCGACTTGCAATTGCTCAGCGCGAAATACGACGTTTTGATTTCGCAGCCGGTAGACATGTTCCCGCAGACGAGCCACGTGGAAAATGTTGTTTTGCTGGAATTGCGTTCGGAGAATTGA
- a CDS encoding TIGR00730 family Rossman fold protein: MQMKQNFSKRTRDWTDKRGKDTWTIFRIMAEFVEGFETLSEIGPCVSVFGSARTQPDHKYYKLGVEVAHKLTDAGFGVITGGGPGIMEAANKGAQEGGGSSVGLNIELPFEQGSNPFVDRDKIIDFNYFFVRKVMFVKYAQGFVVLPGGFGTMDELFEALTLIQTRKITRFPVVLVGTDFWGGLVEWLKTVVLEQVGNISPQDMFLFHVVDTAEDAVAYITEFYKQHLLRPNF, encoded by the coding sequence ATGCAGATGAAGCAGAATTTCTCGAAAAGAACCCGCGATTGGACCGACAAACGCGGCAAAGATACATGGACGATCTTCCGTATCATGGCGGAGTTTGTCGAAGGTTTTGAGACCCTCAGTGAAATCGGCCCTTGCGTGTCTGTGTTTGGTTCTGCAAGGACGCAGCCTGATCACAAATACTATAAACTAGGTGTCGAGGTAGCCCACAAACTCACCGACGCAGGCTTCGGTGTGATCACCGGAGGTGGTCCGGGTATCATGGAAGCTGCCAACAAAGGTGCTCAAGAAGGCGGTGGTTCATCTGTCGGCCTCAACATCGAGTTGCCTTTCGAGCAAGGTAGCAATCCTTTTGTGGACCGTGACAAGATCATCGACTTCAACTACTTCTTTGTGCGCAAGGTCATGTTTGTCAAGTACGCGCAAGGATTTGTGGTGCTGCCCGGTGGATTCGGGACGATGGATGAGTTGTTTGAGGCACTCACACTGATTCAAACACGAAAAATCACCCGCTTCCCGGTCGTTTTGGTAGGCACCGATTTCTGGGGTGGCCTGGTCGAATGGTTGAAAACGGTGGTTTTGGAGCAGGTGGGAAACATCAGCCCACAAGACATGTTCCTGTTTCACGTGGTGGATACTGCAGAGGACGCTGTTGCCTACATCACTGAATTTTACAAACAGCACCTTTTGCGACCCAACTTCTGA
- a CDS encoding glycerophosphodiester phosphodiesterase gives MAFIVCLSVAGFAQTQVACIAHRGGRGLAPENTLAAVRAGMKFNVEYLEIDVHQTADSVVVVSHDETLDRCTDGHGRIDQTTFAEIRKLDAGAWFGPEFQGEKIPTLAEVLDLVDGKHKLWIELKAGGDYPGIERRIVDLIHAKHAEEWAQVISFDTEALRNIHHLDSEIVVHQLLVSNLTLLPWYLGTKLYWGNPKKIDFVDGLIYHHRFVRKSMIKRFHARGKSLMVWTVNSPKRMEKLTRKGVDGIETDYPALMRNQK, from the coding sequence ATGGCTTTCATCGTTTGCTTGTCTGTCGCTGGCTTTGCGCAGACGCAGGTCGCTTGTATTGCGCACCGGGGCGGGCGTGGGCTCGCACCTGAAAATACGCTTGCAGCCGTCCGCGCGGGAATGAAATTCAATGTCGAATATTTGGAAATCGACGTACATCAAACAGCTGATTCTGTTGTGGTTGTGAGCCATGACGAGACCTTGGACCGCTGTACCGATGGCCATGGCCGCATCGATCAAACTACATTCGCAGAGATCAGGAAATTGGATGCGGGAGCTTGGTTTGGGCCCGAATTTCAAGGTGAAAAGATCCCGACCCTTGCAGAGGTTCTGGATTTGGTAGACGGCAAACACAAACTTTGGATCGAACTCAAAGCAGGTGGCGATTATCCAGGAATTGAGCGGCGAATTGTCGATTTGATTCACGCAAAACATGCCGAAGAATGGGCGCAGGTCATCAGTTTTGACACCGAGGCCTTGCGCAATATTCATCATTTGGATTCAGAGATTGTGGTCCATCAATTGCTGGTTTCGAATCTCACATTGTTGCCTTGGTACTTGGGAACAAAATTGTATTGGGGAAATCCGAAGAAAATAGACTTCGTGGATGGATTGATTTACCATCACCGGTTCGTCCGCAAGTCCATGATCAAACGTTTCCACGCGCGGGGCAAATCCTTGATGGTTTGGACTGTCAACAGTCCCAAGCGCATGGAAAAGCTGACCCGCAAAGGTGTGGACGGGATTGAAACGGATTACCCAGCGTTGATGCGCAATCAGAAGTAA
- a CDS encoding MFS transporter, which yields MEDLGKDRAWFSQRQQWMLIIVASLGYFVDIYDLVLFNVVKKESLEYINAVKNMGWTPDQLKETGIYLFNMQMTGMLLGGLLWGIWGDKQGRKSVLFGSILLYSLANVVNAFTLDINVYAAVRVIAGIGLAGELGAGITLVSETMSKEKRGYGTMIIVTFGAMGAVFAALVGSNGQAMARGLTELTGYAFQNWQVVYIVGGLLGLGLLFLRAGTLESGMFKDMKSSNKVKKGDFLMLFRSRANLLKYLYCIMIGLPIWFIIGVLVSLSQDTFAPALGLVDAAGKATITNGSAVMFSYLGLSFGDLMSGLLSQFMRSRRKVVMIFIGMSTLLMVLFLFFSNGISPNMYYFMCFLLGTATGYWAIFVTIASEQFGTNIRSTVTTTVPNFVRGAVVPITLSFAALAKWLDSSIWSALIVGGVCMGLALFAILMVKETFSKDLNYFEVD from the coding sequence ATGGAAGATCTAGGAAAAGACAGGGCTTGGTTTTCGCAGCGGCAACAATGGATGCTCATCATCGTGGCTTCGCTCGGCTACTTCGTCGACATCTATGACCTCGTACTCTTCAACGTCGTCAAAAAGGAGAGCCTCGAATACATCAATGCCGTCAAAAACATGGGTTGGACGCCCGATCAACTCAAGGAAACCGGCATCTACCTTTTTAATATGCAAATGACCGGCATGCTCCTCGGGGGCCTGCTTTGGGGAATATGGGGCGACAAACAAGGCCGGAAATCCGTGCTGTTCGGCTCCATTCTGCTTTATTCCCTGGCGAATGTCGTGAATGCCTTCACCTTGGACATCAATGTCTATGCGGCTGTTCGCGTCATCGCAGGTATCGGTCTCGCTGGCGAATTGGGCGCAGGCATCACGCTCGTTTCGGAGACGATGTCCAAGGAAAAACGCGGCTACGGTACCATGATTATTGTGACATTCGGGGCAATGGGAGCTGTTTTTGCCGCCTTGGTCGGCAGCAATGGACAAGCCATGGCGCGCGGCCTCACCGAATTGACCGGCTACGCTTTCCAAAACTGGCAGGTGGTGTACATCGTGGGCGGTTTGCTGGGACTCGGCTTGCTGTTTTTGCGTGCGGGAACCCTCGAATCGGGCATGTTCAAGGACATGAAAAGCTCCAATAAGGTGAAGAAAGGCGATTTCCTGATGCTGTTTCGGAGTCGTGCCAACCTGCTGAAATACTTGTATTGCATTATGATCGGCTTGCCGATTTGGTTTATCATCGGGGTGCTCGTGTCGCTCTCGCAAGACACATTTGCCCCCGCCTTGGGCTTGGTCGATGCGGCCGGAAAAGCGACGATTACCAACGGCTCGGCCGTGATGTTTTCCTATCTCGGGCTCAGTTTCGGCGACCTGATGAGTGGCTTGCTGAGCCAATTCATGCGTAGCCGCCGAAAAGTGGTCATGATTTTCATAGGCATGAGTACCTTGTTGATGGTGCTGTTCCTCTTCTTTTCGAATGGCATCAGTCCCAACATGTATTATTTTATGTGTTTCCTCCTCGGCACGGCAACCGGCTACTGGGCCATTTTTGTCACGATTGCCAGCGAACAATTCGGCACCAACATTCGCAGCACAGTGACGACGACGGTCCCGAACTTCGTTCGTGGTGCGGTCGTCCCGATCACGCTGAGCTTCGCCGCCCTCGCCAAATGGCTGGACAGCAGCATCTGGAGCGCGCTGATCGTCGGCGGCGTCTGCATGGGCCTCGCCCTCTTCGCGATTTTGATGGTCAAGGAAACCTTTTCCAAGGACTTGAACTACTTTGAGGTGGATTGA
- a CDS encoding M1 family metallopeptidase: MQKQLFVLFLALLTVGTAWSQSANFSRADSLRGSLRPERTCYDVTFYDLKVKVDPTTKAISGSNEIHFKAIADFSSLQVDLFENMGLDEVTFEGNTLKTRRDANAVFIDFPNPVKAGQSGKMMVRYSGTPTAAAHAPWDGGFVWEKDSNGKHWVGVACEGTGASLWWPNKDYLGDEPDSMRITITAPKDLKAVANGNQRSIKDIDANWTETEWFVSYPINNYNVTVNIADYIQIHDTFQNASGTHDLDYYVLRENEAKAIKQFAQVKPMMRVYERRFGEYPFWKDGYALVETHYLGMEHQGAVAYGNHYRPGYDGYDPLNLKFDYIIIHETGHEWWGNSVSCKDHAELWIHEGFCTYGEAVYVEALWDKATAIRYLLNQRPNITNMSPIVGPLGVNFQDWAGSDMYYKGAWMLHTLRNQVNDDKLWWEALHDFAVAFKIKNTDTQEVIAWWNNKLGKDYTWLFREYLYHAKAPVLVYEAKAKGKNTQLKVRWEASEPDFRLQVPVVLANGDLQWISPTTKNQKITVPVAFADFKIDGTTWYGKMRNLKK; encoded by the coding sequence ATGCAAAAGCAGTTGTTTGTCCTTTTCCTCGCGTTGCTGACCGTCGGGACAGCTTGGAGCCAATCCGCAAATTTCTCGCGTGCAGATAGCCTTCGCGGGAGTCTGCGGCCGGAACGCACCTGCTATGACGTGACGTTTTACGACCTCAAAGTCAAGGTTGATCCCACGACGAAGGCCATTTCGGGCAGCAATGAGATCCATTTCAAAGCAATCGCGGACTTCAGCAGCTTGCAGGTTGACCTGTTTGAGAACATGGGGCTTGACGAGGTGACATTCGAAGGGAACACGCTCAAAACCCGACGGGATGCGAATGCTGTTTTCATTGATTTTCCAAATCCGGTGAAAGCGGGACAATCGGGAAAAATGATGGTACGGTATTCCGGGACGCCGACTGCAGCCGCGCATGCGCCTTGGGATGGCGGGTTTGTCTGGGAAAAGGACAGCAACGGCAAACATTGGGTCGGTGTCGCCTGCGAAGGTACGGGTGCAAGCCTTTGGTGGCCGAACAAGGATTATCTGGGGGACGAACCGGATTCGATGCGGATCACCATCACCGCGCCCAAAGACCTGAAAGCAGTCGCCAATGGCAATCAGCGCAGCATCAAGGACATCGACGCCAATTGGACCGAAACCGAATGGTTTGTCTCCTACCCCATCAACAATTACAACGTCACGGTCAACATCGCCGACTACATTCAAATTCACGATACATTCCAAAATGCGTCCGGCACGCATGATCTCGACTACTATGTATTGCGCGAAAATGAGGCCAAAGCCATCAAACAGTTTGCGCAGGTCAAGCCCATGATGCGCGTTTACGAACGCCGCTTTGGCGAATATCCCTTCTGGAAAGACGGCTACGCCTTGGTCGAAACGCATTATTTGGGCATGGAGCACCAAGGTGCGGTCGCCTACGGGAATCATTACCGTCCCGGTTACGACGGCTACGACCCCCTGAACCTGAAATTCGACTACATCATCATCCACGAAACCGGCCACGAATGGTGGGGAAACAGCGTCAGTTGCAAGGACCACGCCGAACTGTGGATTCACGAAGGCTTCTGTACCTATGGGGAAGCTGTTTATGTCGAGGCCCTGTGGGACAAAGCCACAGCGATCCGGTATTTGCTCAATCAACGCCCAAATATCACCAACATGAGTCCGATTGTGGGTCCTTTGGGAGTTAATTTCCAGGATTGGGCGGGCTCAGACATGTATTACAAGGGCGCTTGGATGTTACATACGCTTCGCAATCAGGTGAATGACGACAAACTTTGGTGGGAAGCGCTCCACGATTTTGCCGTGGCATTCAAAATCAAAAACACGGATACGCAAGAGGTGATCGCTTGGTGGAACAACAAACTGGGCAAGGATTATACCTGGCTTTTCCGCGAATACCTTTACCATGCCAAGGCGCCCGTTTTGGTTTACGAAGCCAAGGCAAAAGGCAAAAATACCCAACTGAAAGTCCGTTGGGAGGCGAGCGAACCCGATTTCAGATTGCAGGTTCCGGTCGTTTTGGCGAATGGGGATTTGCAGTGGATCAGCCCTACGACCAAAAATCAAAAAATCACCGTGCCTGTGGCCTTTGCTGATTTCAAAATTGATGGCACTACTTGGTATGGGAAAATGCGGAATCTGAAA
- a CDS encoding lytic transglycosylase domain-containing protein has protein sequence MKTLRSKILYFLFPFLLLGGSIVLIGSVQSGGNNSLKSLGSHATMLSLDPPSNLNFAGEMVPLRDFEVKERFDQEMVKYSFLHSATIMNIRRAARWRPEISAILRKQGIPEDFFYLCIAESHLTNASSPAGAKGFWQFLEGTAKVYGLEVSEQVDERFDPIKSTEAACQYLKDAHKIFHNWTLVAASYNMGMGGLRKQMDRQRVNSYYDLYLNRETSSYVFAILAIKTILEEPVVHGFEIAKHQLYAPLQYNLMTVDTTIPDLIDWSLTQGTTYKSVRVLNPWILGDKLIIPKAKEGEPQKSYRIKVPKPGSAEDQGQELIPRILSDSITLDSLPPSPHGGSGLDADPTEKAPAKTSTPTKKKKQKGGK, from the coding sequence ATGAAGACGTTACGCTCCAAGATTTTATATTTTCTCTTTCCGTTCCTCCTCTTGGGTGGCAGCATCGTACTGATCGGTTCGGTGCAAAGTGGTGGCAACAACAGCCTGAAAAGTTTGGGTTCCCATGCCACGATGCTTTCTTTGGATCCACCCAGCAATCTGAATTTTGCTGGAGAAATGGTTCCCCTTCGCGATTTTGAGGTGAAGGAGCGCTTTGATCAGGAAATGGTGAAGTACAGTTTCCTGCACAGTGCGACAATCATGAACATTCGTCGCGCCGCGCGCTGGAGACCAGAAATTTCTGCCATTCTTCGGAAGCAGGGCATCCCCGAAGACTTTTTCTACCTCTGCATCGCTGAAAGCCACCTGACCAATGCCAGTTCGCCGGCAGGTGCCAAAGGCTTCTGGCAATTTTTGGAAGGCACGGCAAAGGTGTATGGATTGGAAGTTTCCGAGCAAGTCGATGAGCGTTTTGACCCCATCAAAAGCACGGAAGCGGCCTGCCAATACCTGAAAGATGCCCACAAAATTTTCCACAATTGGACCTTGGTTGCGGCGAGCTACAACATGGGCATGGGCGGATTGCGCAAGCAAATGGACCGTCAGCGTGTGAACAGTTACTATGACTTGTACCTTAACCGTGAGACATCGTCCTACGTTTTTGCCATATTGGCGATCAAAACCATTCTGGAAGAGCCTGTCGTCCACGGGTTTGAAATTGCCAAGCATCAACTTTACGCACCTTTGCAGTACAATTTGATGACCGTCGACACGACGATTCCCGACCTGATTGATTGGTCACTGACCCAAGGTACTACCTACAAATCTGTGCGGGTCTTGAATCCTTGGATTTTAGGAGACAAGCTTATCATTCCAAAGGCAAAGGAAGGAGAACCGCAGAAATCCTACCGTATCAAGGTTCCGAAGCCGGGCAGTGCCGAAGATCAGGGCCAAGAATTGATCCCACGAATTTTATCTGACAGCATTACTTTGGACAGTTTGCCACCTTCTCCCCACGGTGGCAGTGGTTTAGATGCTGACCCAACTGAGAAAGCACCCGCAAAAACGTCAACTCCCACGAAGAAGAAAAAGCAAAAAGGGGGAAAATAG